One window of the Campylobacter concisus genome contains the following:
- the mobC gene encoding plasmid mobilization relaxosome protein MobC, with protein MSKNIKDKVLSTRITSQQNSKLSDIARELKISKSEIISYLIDNGITNSEPIKKKELYPTIITYFARPFNNINQIAKRLNIAYKTSSDIDLKTMLQTQEELYKVQSVLTEILSLIKSSYDS; from the coding sequence ATGTCAAAAAATATCAAGGATAAGGTACTCTCCACAAGGATCACTTCTCAGCAAAATAGCAAATTATCTGATATAGCTAGAGAACTAAAAATATCAAAATCAGAAATTATTTCCTATCTTATTGATAATGGAATTACAAACTCTGAACCAATAAAAAAGAAAGAGCTATATCCAACAATCATTACATATTTTGCTAGACCTTTTAATAACATCAATCAAATAGCAAAGAGACTAAATATAGCTTATAAGACTAGTAGCGATATAGATTTAAAAACGATGCTGCAAACACAAGAAGAGTTGTACAAAGTTCAATCAGTGCTAACTGAAATTTTAAGCCTAATAAAGAGTAGCTATGATAGTTAA